A segment of the Candidatus Cloacimonadota bacterium genome:
CCGGAATTTTCCTGATCGCTTCCGTGATCATAACAACAGATGCTGTTACAAACACCATGATGACCAAGACAAAAACAACATGGAAAATCGGCATTGCCCCAATCCTGACCATATTGAACATATTTATAAATCCTTTCGGATAACGGGCAATAATTCCGGCAAAAATTATCAAAGATATTCCGTTTCCAATTCCATGTTCGGTTATCTGTTCACCGAGCCACATAATGAACATTACACCTGTTACCAAAGTCATAACACATGTAAAAATAAATAATGGACCTGGATGAGGAACAGCTCTTCCACTTGCTGTTTCCAAACTTTGCAGGAAAAAACTGATGCCAATAGCCTGGAAAGCTGCGACCACTACAGTTCCATATCTTGTATATTGATTGATCTTTTTCTGACCTTCAGCCCCTTCTTTTTTTAATTTTTCAAAGAAAGGCAGCACGCTACCAAGTAGTTGGATAACGATCGAGGTAGTAATGTAGGGCATAATTCCCAAAGCAAAAACCGAAGCTCTCTGCAGGTTACCACCAACAAAAAGATCAAATAATCCGAACAGGTTTCCTGAACCTTTCCCGGGATCTAAAAATTCTTTCAGAATTTGGGCATTGATACCCGGAGTAGGAATGAAACTTCCCAAACGATAGATGATCAGAATCAATCCGGTGAACAGGATCTTTTTCTTTAAATCTGGAATTTTAAAAATATTAGTGATACTTTGTAACACCTAAATTACCTCCGCTTTCCCACCAAATTTTTCAATAGTTTCTCTGGCAGTTTTGGAGAAAGCATTTGCTTTTATGATTAATTTTTTGTCAAAATTTTCGATCCCTTTTGCTAAAATTTTAACAGGAGCTTTTTCCTTTGCTTTCGGTTTTCTGATCAGGCTTAGCTCTTCAAATTTTGTGATATCAAACTCGTTACCTTCGATATCCTGTAATTTTCCTAAATTTAAGACTCGATAATTAAGTTTGAAAATATTTGTGAAACCTCGTTTTGGAATCCGTCTTTGCAAAGGCATTTGACCACCTTCGAACCAGGCTGGAATATTTCCGCCGGAACGGGATTTTTGTCCTTTGTGACCTTTTCCGGCTGTTTTTCCAAAACCTGTACCATGGCCTTTTCCCAATCTTTTTTTATGCTTTTTTATTTTAGGTCTTTCAATTTTATGAAGTTCCATTAACTTCTCCTTGATCAAATATTCTTGAAAAAAATACTTATTAAAATTATTCTTGAATATCTTATTCCTTTTCAGGAATTTCTGCCTTTTCTTTTTTTACTTTTTTTGCCTTTTTAACTGGTTCAGGCTTTTTTTCTTTCTCCGGTATTATTTTAACCTTGGTTTCAGCTTTTTTTGGTTTTGAAGAAGATTTCGTTTCTTTAGTTTCTTTCGTCTTTTTAGTTTCTTTTTTTATTTCAGGTTCAGGTTTTGCTTTTTTCTCTTTAACTGTAACAGGTTCTGTAACAGGTTTTGTTTGGAGAGTTTCTTTCTTTTTCTCAACCTTTGGTTTTTCTTTTTTAACTTCCGGTTTGGGAGTTGGTTTCGCTTTTTCAGAAGCAACCTTTTTTTCAACTATTTCTTCGATCTCTTCAACCTTAACGAGATGAGAAACCTTGTTTATCATTCCCCTGATAACCGCATTATCATCATGAATTCTTGACCTATTGATCTTACCGAGACCAAGAGCAATGATCGTTCTTTTCTGATTTTTTTTTCTTTTGATCGTGCTTCTGATCTGGGT
Coding sequences within it:
- a CDS encoding 50S ribosomal protein L30 is translated as MKLKVTQIRSTIKRKKNQKRTIIALGLGKINRSRIHDDNAVIRGMINKVSHLVKVEEIEEIVEKKVASEKAKPTPKPEVKKEKPKVEKKKETLQTKPVTEPVTVKEKKAKPEPEIKKETKKTKETKETKSSSKPKKAETKVKIIPEKEKKPEPVKKAKKVKKEKAEIPEKE
- the secY gene encoding preprotein translocase subunit SecY, translated to MFKIPDLKKKILFTGLILIIYRLGSFIPTPGINAQILKEFLDPGKGSGNLFGLFDLFVGGNLQRASVFALGIMPYITTSIVIQLLGSVLPFFEKLKKEGAEGQKKINQYTRYGTVVVAAFQAIGISFFLQSLETASGRAVPHPGPLFIFTCVMTLVTGVMFIMWLGEQITEHGIGNGISLIIFAGIIARYPKGFINMFNMVRIGAMPIFHVVFVLVIMVFVTASVVMITEAIRKIPVQYAKRIIGRKIYGGQSTHIPLKVNTAGVIPIIFAQSILMFPRTIATFFKDSDFMNGVVQLLSPGAFVYTVIYVGLIVFFAYFYTAMVLNPIEMAENMKKYGGFIPGRKPGKKTSEYINNVLLRITLPGAIFFAFVAVLPEFMSKWFNLPFYFGGTGLIIIVGVALDTLQQIESHLVMRHYEGFMKKGKLRGRRR
- a CDS encoding 50S ribosomal protein L15, whose protein sequence is MELHKIERPKIKKHKKRLGKGHGTGFGKTAGKGHKGQKSRSGGNIPAWFEGGQMPLQRRIPKRGFTNIFKLNYRVLNLGKLQDIEGNEFDITKFEELSLIRKPKAKEKAPVKILAKGIENFDKKLIIKANAFSKTARETIEKFGGKAEVI